One genomic window of Elaeis guineensis isolate ETL-2024a chromosome 2, EG11, whole genome shotgun sequence includes the following:
- the LOC105051762 gene encoding glucose-6-phosphate/phosphate translocator 2, chloroplastic has protein sequence MICSTRYSPAVFALMLSKSPSLRPRPSSVLPPISSSTSENLNSARSSIKPLYLTPSFGFGSRDGSVPAAEPRGLSFKRTAYEANSAEGIALPSEEARSAAAQKLKIGIYFATWWALNVVFNIYNKKVLNAFPYPWLTSTLSLAAGSLMMLISWASRVAEAPKIDLDFLKALAPVAVAHTIGHVAATVSMSKVAVSFTHIIKSGEPAFSVLVSRFLLGETFPVPVYLSLVPIIGGCALAAVTELNFNMTGFMGAMISNLAFVFRNIFSKRGMKGKSVSGMNYYACLSILSLLILTPFAIAVEGPQMWAAGWQEACSQIGPQFVWWVAAQSIFYHLYNQVSYMSLDEISPLTFSIGNTMKRISVIVSSIIIFHTPIQPINALGAAIAILGTFLYSQAKQ, from the exons ATGATTTGCTCAACGAGGTATTCACCGGCGGTCTTCGCCCTCATGCTCTCCAAATCCCCATCTCTCCGGCCGCGACCTTCCTCTGTTCTTCCTCCAATCTCCTCTTCCACCTCCGAGAACCTCAATTCCGCCCGTTCTTCCATTAAACCTCTTTACCTCACCCCTAGCTTTGGCTTCGGATCCCGCGATGGATCCGTCCCTGCCGCCGAGCCTCGCGGCCTCTCCTTCAAACGCACGGCCTACGAGGCCAACAGTGCGGAGGGCATTGCTCTCCCGAGCGAGGAGGCGCGCTCGGCGGCGGCCCAGAAGCTCAAGATTGGGATCTACTTCGCCACCTGGTGGGCTCTCAACGTTGTGTTCAACATCTACAACAAGAAGGTCCTCAACGCCTTCCCCTACCCCTGGCTTACCTCCACCCTCTCCCTCGCCGCCGGCTCGCTCATGATGCTCATCTCCTGGGCCTCGCGAGTCGCCGAAGCCCCCAAGATCGATCTCGATTTCTTGAAAGCCCTCGCGCCG GTGGCGGTGGCGCATACGATTGGACATGTGGCGGCGACAGTGAGCATGTCGAAGGTGGCGGTGTCGTTCACTCACATAATCAAGAGCGGAGAGCCAGCATTCAGTGTTTTGGTGTCGAGGTTTTTGTTAGGGGAGACGTTCCCCGTGCCCGTGTATTTGTCGTTGGTACCGATCATCGGCGGTTGTGCTCTGGCGGCGGTGACGGAGCTCAATTTTAACATGACTG GTTTTATGGGTGCAATGATATCAAACCTTGCTTTTGTTTTCCGGAATATATTCTCAAAAAGAGGGATGAAGGGGAAGTCAGTTAGTGGGATGAACTATTATGCCTGTCTGTCAATTCTGTCTCTGTTGATACTCACGCCATTTGCAATTGCTGTGGAGGGCCCGCAGATGTGGGCTGCTGGTTGGCAGGAAGCTTGCTCTCAGATTGGTCCCCAGTTCGTCTG GTGGGTAGCAGCTCAGAGCATCTTCTACCACCTGTATAACCAGGTCTCCTACATGTCGCTAGATGAAATTTCTCCCTTGACATTTAGCATTGGTAACACAATGAAGCGGATATCCGTGATTGTCTCTTCCATCATAATTTTCCATACTCCTATCCAACCCATCAATGCCCTTGGAGCTGCCATCGCCATCCTTGGAACTTTCCTTTATTCTCAG GCTAAGCAGTGA